Genomic segment of Syntrophales bacterium:
CTGCTCGCCCTCTCGGGAGTCCTGGATCTGCTGGGTGAAAAGGGTGGTCCTCCCGTTACGCCGGGCGTGCAGATAGGCGGTCCCGCCGGGGGACTCACGGCACTGATCGGAATTCTCGCGGCCCTGCTGAAGCGGGAGCGCACGGGCCGGGGGGAGTATGTCGACGCGGCACTGCTCGATGGCCTGGCCCCCTTTCTCGGCCTGGTCATGTCAACTTACATGACCACGGGCATCCTGCCGGAACGGGGGAAAACACTCGTGGGCGGAGGTTTTGCCTTCTATCGCGCCTACGAGACGGCCGACGGCGGCTACCTGGCCGTGGGGTGCCTGAAAGAAAAATTCTGGAGGAATTTCTGTATGGCTCTCGGTCGGGAGGATTTGATCGATCTTCAGTTTGACGAGGCCCGTCGGGATGAAGTCATCGCCGAGGTGTCGACGATTCTGAAACAGCGGTCGCGACGGGAGTGGATGGAACTGTTCTCCGGGTTCGATCTCTGCGTTTCACCGGTGAACACCCTTGAAGAGGCCCTGCAGGACCCCCAGATCCAGTACCGGGGTACGTGGTTCAGGGAGCGTCATCCCCTGGACGGTGACGTTCCCCAGCAGCGCTTCCCCGTGAAGTTTTCCGACGATCCTCCCCGGCGCTGG
This window contains:
- a CDS encoding CoA transferase gives rise to the protein MTLPLEGLRVIDLSSLLPGGLCGRMLGDLGADVLKIENPRNPDGFRSMPPLVKTMGSFYHIVGRNKRSMTLDIRHPEGRDILLRMIPKADVLIDSFRTGMDRDGIGYETLREINPRLVQCSITSYGQDGPYRDYPAHDINLLALSGVLDLLGEKGGPPVTPGVQIGGPAGGLTALIGILAALLKRERTGRGEYVDAALLDGLAPFLGLVMSTYMTTGILPERGKTLVGGGFAFYRAYETADGGYLAVGCLKEKFWRNFCMALGREDLIDLQFDEARRDEVIAEVSTILKQRSRREWMELFSGFDLCVSPVNTLEEALQDPQIQYRGTWFRERHPLDGDVPQQRFPVKFSDDPPRRWRSHPPSLGEHTREILRDMGYDDGAMDDLAARGVI